The following is a genomic window from Papilio machaon chromosome 7, ilPapMach1.1, whole genome shotgun sequence.
AATAACAACTAATTGAATAACCTTATCATTTTACGGTGACGTCATTAAGTTACAAAGCCCGGGTGTTATAATTATCATCATAATATTCACCCTCAACATTACGATAAACATTTCGTGTTACCTTAAAATAAACCCATTTCATTCACGAATCTattgataaaacaaataaaagtaaataatgaaaatactcCTTTCTTCGTTCCATTTTtgagtataaattaattatgtaagcAAAGATTTGAATCTAATTACGAGTATAAAGTAGCAGGTTAACTTTAAGCCTTTAAAACTCCGGGCTTACCCGAAGAGCTTTTCGTTACAGCTGTTTCCaagaacaatttataaaaaacctgTCAGAGCATCGATGTCAATCTAATAATGGCtaaaagtttagtttttaaattatgtcgtAACGCTTTTTGTGCCTCTGCGATGCTTGGGTCAAGCACCACAACACTTTTAGttgtgaaaaattaaacagcTAAATCGTCAATTGtcaatttttaagataaatgaactttatacagtttgtttacattaagtTTTTGAGTATACATGGGTTTTCATTAAGcgtatatttgaatataatattattaaagttctGGCTTAATCTTGTGTTTCagactttattacattttcaaatgttttatattgaaaaagtttttcacACATTATTATACGTTTTTATTCGTTTGCAGCATCgacttgaaaaatattttttaattatgggTCAAGGAGTCAGCGGTGTGAAGACTACAATATGGTTTTATCTCCTCCATGGATTTGTGTTTTTTACTggtaagaattttaataattatcctttatttattccaaaaaCTTATAACGTTAccagctgtcgcctgcgactccgtccgcgcgcagttaaaaaaacttaataggggcatgaaaaatagatagtagccgattctcagacctactgaatacgcatataaaatttggtaaaaatcggtaaagccgtttcggaggaataCGATAActttgtgacatggaaattttatatataagattctGAATTATCAGAATAGAGTGTACTAGTGTAAAGAAACATCATAAAATatccttttaaaatacttattactgTTGACAAATATTTTCGAGTTCTATTTCACTTAAACTTttacatgaaattaaataaataatatatttatttggatattaAAGTAACGTTActgatgtaaataaaaattattaaactaaagttGTTCTAAACATAAACCAAATATATTGAGTACTTATTATTACTTAGGGATACATTTTGTAGCGCTCGACTTTTGCTGGTAAAAAGTCTGAATAACTCAACCTTTTGTCCGCTTAAGTGGGTAATCTCctgaatatgaattttaaaaatgaagttaTCCAAACAATATGTTCAAAAAACTCTCGtgaaaaatttttgtttagttttcaagcagcaaattatttatgaaaacaagtttaaattgaaaactttgTCAGTAATATGctgctttatttaaatagttttattgttaGAAAGCaatcgtttttttaaatatattttttacctggttatattaagtagttttaagTCACATATAAGTATTTCTTTGCAATACAGTTATAAAAGAAGACGACATAAGGCTATGGAAGTAAGCCTCTTACGGCGTCTTAGGTAAACAATAGTATACTCGTACGAAGTTAACATCACAAGtctattataaaactattttaaaattaaatgtttatatactATCTAATCTTATATGTTATTACCAAATAGACTTTAtataaaccatttttttaaaacatcagtTATTAAGAGAGTCATcgttagttaaattaaatcaaaaactggttaattgttaatttatttctattgacAGCTGATTCCGGTACTGAATCGCCTTTAGATACATCTACTATGGACATTTCTTCGAGACGATTTCGTGCAGAGTTCCTGCAAGAATGGCACGAAGCAGCGGACGCCCCATACTTCGATCCAAATACACCTCGTAATATTACTGGGTTGGTTGGCCACCCTGTACGCTTGTTGTGCAGAGTtaagaatttacaaaacaGGACTGTGagtattttatactttaaaattagttaaaacaaTCGATTAGCATTTTAGGTGTAAActacaacattttaatatgttatgattgatgtgataaattttaaaaacgtatCAATAACCGCCTGCGGAATTGTTTAACGCTAGTAACTATTGTAGAGAGGAAACTTCACAACGAGAACAGATGCTTAAATTactaattgttaattattgttcTAATGTagcaaataatttgattataatttagtaatttagtAGTTTTGCATTTGGCATGtcatcatttattaaaatcgaaaTTTGCAAGAATTCATTTCGGTGCGCAGTATTTCACAGGCCATTGAAATTAAAGCGTCTTCAGAGCTGCTAAATGGTCCAGTTCGTTAGTTAAGTGCTCCTTGGTACAGACAGCAATTACACTTCGAGCAAAGCAGGCTGAGTAATATTGTATctcttaattttgtttttgccGAGCGATGAGCGTGTCTCTTTAGTTTCGTTCGCACTTAAATAGATAAATGGCCCCTTATTTTACTCTTGACATAATTAAGGAATTGCcgtttatttttgtgtttacgTTAAAAGATGTTGCGCTTAATTatcgttaattaaattaatgagtaAGGTTTAATTGAATACGTTTTGTTgcttaaaaatttgttttatttgtaaaacattaactaaataatttaaattaaaacctcTAAAGGATGAATATCGGTACTACTATCACTTTactttgttgtaataaaatcttaaagcagtttttaattaatattgtgacTTAGTATTTTTGACGATTCaggatttttcttttttctaacGCTTGGTATTTTATCATCTATTACCAGGTATCATGGGTACGTCACCGTGACATCCATTTACTAACAGTAGGCCGGTATACATATACATCAGACCAGAGGTTCGAGGCACAACATAAACCACGCTCCGAGGAATGGGCGCTGCGTATTCGAAGTCCACAGCGACGTGACTCGGGACAATATGAATGTCAGATTTCAACCACTCCTCCTATAGGGCATGCTGTGTTCCTCAATATTGTaggtaagaaattaaattgaatttgtaaGGCTTTCCTAAACCTTTCAAAGAAGTGAATCGAGAATTATCTATAGCCTATAGCTCATTCTTACTATGAAGTAATATTTGACGATGTGTTGTTATCACAGTAGCATACAAAATCATTCAGAAATAACTTTCTTAATTCACTTATGTTAAATCTctgctatttttatatttaagtatcaCTTATTTCCTCtagtagttttttatttaattaaaaatttaaaatattttcatttgttcGGCTTAGAACCAGAAACGGTGCTATCGAGTGGCGCAGAACTCTTCATCCAAGCCGGTTCAACGATCAACCTCACTTGTATAGTGAAACATACTCCCGAGCCGCCCTCATCTATTACGTGGACACACGGGGAACAGGTAAATGAAACGGCAATCAATTTTAACTAGGCCAACATTTATACATAGATTCATGTGCAaccaaagtaaatttttatcttactaatattataaattggaatgtttggatggatggatgaatgtttcgAAAtggatgtagatcatagtctggaagaacatataggctacttatttcttttttattccgcggacgtagtcgcgggcgacagctagtacgcGTATAAAAAGCATTCtgacgaaaaaaattaataaaaaactatgaaGAAAACTGTCACTTTAATTAAGAATCATCTGTTAAATTCTTGTCTTCTTAAG
Proteins encoded in this region:
- the LOC106719456 gene encoding hemicentin-1 isoform X1; protein product: MGQGVSGVKTTIWFYLLHGFVFFTADSGTESPLDTSTMDISSRRFRAEFLQEWHEAADAPYFDPNTPRNITGLVGHPVRLLCRVKNLQNRTVSWVRHRDIHLLTVGRYTYTSDQRFEAQHKPRSEEWALRIRSPQRRDSGQYECQISTTPPIGHAVFLNIVEPETVLSSGAELFIQAGSTINLTCIVKHTPEPPSSITWTHGEQVINFDSARGGISLVTEKGLRSTSRLLVQQARGADAGVYTCGPNNAPPASTRVHVLSGEHPAAMQQSSAKCSVDKTILIFYLSSMLYIIGPFNVLRFGT
- the LOC106719456 gene encoding hemicentin-1 isoform X2, giving the protein MGQGVSGVKTTIWFYLLHGFVFFTADSGTESPLDTSTMDISSRRFRAEFLQEWHEAADAPYFDPNTPRNITGLVGHPVRLLCRVKNLQNRTVSWVRHRDIHLLTVGRYTYTSDQRFEAQHKPRSEEWALRIRSPQRRDSGQYECQISTTPPIGHAVFLNIVEPETVLSSGAELFIQAGSTINLTCIVKHTPEPPSSITWTHGEQVINFDSARGGISLVTEKGLRSTSRLLVQQARGADAGVYTCGPNNAPPASTRVHVLSGKR